The following coding sequences are from one Coprobacter tertius window:
- a CDS encoding GNAT family N-acetyltransferase — translation MLEFRKAVLDDVSRVYALKQKMLGYKYPGFSWSESYPTEEVFRNDILRGEMYVLESGTGDLLGAVSVNEIHDDHYNCVLWEGQTPVFYIHRLFVDPCRRGEHLGEEILRNVIERMRANGYRTARLDTFSENRSAQKLYHRMGFNLRGVIPLTGKIGLFYAYELCLQNYLGI, via the coding sequence ATGCTTGAATTTCGTAAAGCGGTCTTAGATGATGTCTCGCGGGTATATGCATTAAAGCAAAAAATGCTCGGGTATAAGTATCCCGGATTTAGTTGGAGCGAGTCTTATCCAACGGAAGAGGTTTTTAGAAATGATATTCTGCGCGGGGAGATGTATGTGCTTGAATCGGGAACGGGGGACTTATTAGGTGCTGTTTCGGTAAATGAAATACATGACGACCATTATAACTGTGTTTTGTGGGAGGGACAAACGCCCGTGTTTTATATCCACCGGCTTTTTGTAGATCCCTGTCGCAGGGGCGAACATCTCGGTGAAGAAATATTGCGAAATGTCATCGAACGCATGCGCGCAAACGGTTATCGTACGGCACGACTCGATACGTTTTCCGAAAATCGTTCAGCACAGAAATTATACCATCGAATGGGCTTCAACTTGAGAGGGGTTATTCCTTTAACCGGTAAGATCGGTTTATTTTACGCATACGAACTTTGTTTGCAAAATTATTTGGGAATTTAA
- a CDS encoding peptidase U32 family protein, with amino-acid sequence MKISDFEIMAPVGSYESLTAAIQGGADSVYFGIEGLNMRARSSNNFTMEDLHEIARICRENGMKSYLTVNTVIYDNDLDLMRQIIDAAGKAGISAIIASDVAAMMYARSIGVEVHLSTQLNISNAEALKFYAQFADVAVLARELNLEQVTAIYKAICDEQIKGPGGNLMRIEMFCHGALCMAVSGKCYLSLHEMNASANRGACMQICRRAYTVKDRDSEVELDIENEYIMSPKDLKTIHFINKMVESGVRVFKIEGRARSAEYVRTVVECYREAIESCVEGTFTDEKIATWDDRLATVFNRGFWNGYYLGQRLGEWSRNYGSGATKRKVYLGKGIKYFSKLGVAEFQMETNSLKVGDEILITGPTTGAVTKIVDEIRVDLKSVPETVKGERFSIKLDEKIRPSDKLFKWEPVTPGS; translated from the coding sequence ATGAAGATATCCGATTTTGAAATTATGGCTCCGGTAGGTTCCTATGAATCGTTGACTGCTGCCATACAAGGAGGAGCCGATTCGGTATATTTCGGGATCGAGGGATTGAATATGCGGGCTCGCTCATCGAATAATTTTACGATGGAAGATCTGCATGAGATCGCCCGCATTTGTCGTGAAAACGGAATGAAGAGTTACCTTACCGTAAACACGGTCATATACGATAACGATCTCGATCTTATGAGGCAAATTATCGATGCTGCCGGAAAAGCCGGAATTTCGGCTATTATAGCCAGTGACGTAGCGGCTATGATGTATGCCCGCAGCATCGGGGTAGAGGTGCATCTTTCTACGCAATTGAATATTTCGAATGCCGAGGCGTTGAAATTTTATGCTCAGTTTGCAGATGTGGCTGTATTGGCCCGAGAATTGAACCTGGAGCAGGTGACCGCGATATACAAGGCGATATGTGATGAACAAATTAAAGGACCCGGTGGTAATCTCATGCGGATAGAAATGTTTTGCCACGGGGCTTTATGTATGGCGGTGTCGGGAAAATGTTATCTGAGTTTGCATGAAATGAACGCTTCTGCTAACCGTGGAGCTTGTATGCAGATATGCCGGCGCGCATATACGGTTAAAGATCGCGACAGTGAAGTAGAGCTCGATATAGAAAACGAATATATCATGTCTCCCAAGGATCTGAAAACGATACATTTTATAAATAAAATGGTAGAGTCGGGTGTACGGGTATTTAAAATAGAGGGACGGGCACGAAGCGCCGAATACGTGCGTACGGTAGTAGAATGTTATCGTGAAGCGATTGAGTCTTGTGTAGAGGGTACTTTTACTGATGAAAAGATTGCTACATGGGACGACCGTCTCGCGACAGTTTTTAATCGGGGATTCTGGAACGGTTATTATTTGGGGCAGCGCCTTGGGGAATGGAGTCGTAATTATGGTTCTGGAGCGACAAAAAGAAAGGTTTATCTCGGTAAAGGGATTAAATATTTCTCGAAACTGGGTGTGGCCGAATTCCAGATGGAGACAAATTCCCTGAAAGTGGGTGATGAGATTTTAATCACGGGGCCGACGACAGGGGCTGTAACGAAAATTGTCGATGAAATACGCGTTGATCTAAAATCTGTTCCGGAAACGGTAAAAGGGGAACGTTTTTCGATTAAACTCGATGAGAAAATTCGGCCGTCGGATAAACTTTTTAAATGGGAACCCGTTACTCCCGGTTCTTAA